The Lysinibacillus pakistanensis genome includes a window with the following:
- a CDS encoding cobalt-precorrin-5B (C(1))-methyltransferase, protein MERKPKKDPKDMRHGYTTGACATAVAKAALLALITNEEQETSTIHLPIGRDATFTIENCTFENNTVRCETIKDAGDDPDATHKALIIGTVSWADTPGIHLDGGIGVGRVTKPGLPVPVGEAAINPVPRKMIHSTVQGVLDDFQIKRGVNVIISVPDGEEIAKKTLNGRLGIIGGISILGTRGTVVPFSSSAYMASIVQAISVAKAAGCEHLVITTGGRSEKYGMAQYPNLPEEAFIEMGDFVGFTLKHCKRLGIKRVSLVGMMGKFSKVAQGVMMVHSKSAPIDFNFLAQLATDIGADKDTIAAVQEANTASQVGEIMAEKGYDAFFHHLCEACCYSSLHHIKGGLTLSTSIYSMQGQLLGRADDIASINEIDWDRG, encoded by the coding sequence ATGGAGCGGAAGCCAAAAAAGGATCCCAAGGACATGCGTCACGGTTATACAACGGGAGCCTGTGCAACTGCGGTGGCAAAGGCAGCATTGCTAGCACTAATTACAAATGAAGAGCAGGAAACTAGTACAATTCATTTGCCAATTGGGAGAGATGCAACCTTTACAATCGAAAATTGTACGTTTGAAAACAATACGGTAAGGTGTGAAACCATAAAGGATGCTGGGGATGATCCAGATGCTACACATAAGGCACTTATTATTGGCACAGTGAGCTGGGCCGATACACCTGGCATTCATCTAGATGGTGGGATTGGTGTCGGGCGGGTAACAAAGCCCGGCTTACCAGTACCAGTTGGAGAAGCGGCTATTAATCCCGTACCTCGTAAAATGATTCATAGTACTGTACAGGGGGTTCTTGACGATTTTCAAATTAAGCGAGGCGTCAACGTTATTATTTCTGTCCCAGATGGTGAAGAAATTGCGAAAAAGACCTTAAATGGTCGTCTGGGGATCATAGGTGGTATTTCCATTTTAGGCACAAGGGGAACCGTCGTGCCTTTTTCGAGTTCCGCTTATATGGCAAGTATAGTGCAAGCAATAAGCGTTGCTAAGGCAGCTGGCTGTGAGCATTTAGTCATTACAACAGGGGGACGCAGTGAAAAGTACGGAATGGCGCAGTACCCTAATCTACCAGAAGAAGCTTTTATTGAAATGGGCGATTTTGTTGGCTTTACGTTAAAGCACTGTAAACGTCTCGGCATTAAGCGAGTCTCTCTTGTTGGCATGATGGGGAAATTCTCGAAAGTGGCGCAAGGTGTGATGATGGTGCATTCCAAAAGTGCTCCGATAGATTTTAATTTTTTAGCACAACTGGCTACAGATATTGGTGCAGATAAAGACACAATAGCTGCTGTACAGGAGGCCAATACCGCTTCACAGGTAGGCGAAATTATGGCAGAAAAGGGCTATGATGCATTTTTCCATCATTTATGTGAAGCTTGCTGTTACTCCTCCTTACACCATATTAAAGGCGGTTTAACGCTTTCCACATCGATTTATTCGATGCAGGGACAATTATTAGGAAGGGCTGATGACATTGCATCGATCAATGAAATTGATTGGGATCGGGGATAA
- a CDS encoding precorrin-8X methylmutase, whose product MDFKTDFKPLTVDPDKIYDYSFSIIAEEMGDHDFSEDEWKVVRRIIHASADFELGRSVIITPGAIEAGIKSILAGRHVIADVQMIESGSGKKRFQKHGGDLHCYIADEDVSVEAKKQNTTRAIISMQKAAKLHEGGIYAIGNAPTALLELIRLIKEGLAKPDLIIGMPVGFVSAAESKEELLKLEGIPYITNVGRKGGSTVTVAALNAISLLADEQAKK is encoded by the coding sequence ATGGATTTTAAAACAGATTTCAAACCTTTAACGGTAGACCCGGATAAAATTTACGATTACAGTTTTTCAATTATAGCAGAAGAAATGGGCGATCATGATTTTTCAGAGGATGAGTGGAAGGTTGTTCGTCGTATTATTCATGCATCTGCTGATTTTGAGCTTGGTCGTAGCGTTATTATTACTCCAGGGGCGATTGAGGCAGGTATCAAGTCTATTCTTGCAGGTCGCCATGTGATTGCTGATGTGCAAATGATCGAAAGTGGCTCAGGAAAAAAACGTTTCCAAAAGCATGGTGGGGATCTACATTGCTATATTGCAGATGAAGATGTCTCAGTAGAAGCGAAAAAACAAAATACAACACGTGCTATTATCTCCATGCAAAAAGCTGCTAAATTACATGAAGGTGGAATTTATGCCATTGGTAATGCACCAACTGCATTACTAGAGTTAATCCGTTTAATTAAAGAAGGCTTAGCAAAACCAGATCTAATTATCGGTATGCCAGTTGGCTTTGTATCTGCAGCTGAGTCAAAAGAGGAATTATTAAAATTAGAAGGTATTCCGTATATTACAAATGTTGGCCGTAAAGGCGGTAGTACAGTGACGGTTGCCGCTTTGAATGCCATTTCACTTTTAGCGGATGAACAGGCGAAAAAGTAA
- the cobK gene encoding precorrin-6A reductase, which translates to MIFMLAGTSDARNLALEIQSAGYQVTATVVTESAASSLAEVGLPHLVGRLTAEEMAAIMTEQGYRLVVDASHPFAEEASKNAMAAAEQANIPYIRYERAHEHYSHPLITIVKDYEEAAHFAAEKRGVIMLTTGSKTLATFTKVLHGLENTRVIARMLPRLDNMEKCEALGVAQRDIVAIQGPFSKELNEALFRQYDVTLMITKESGKVGSVDEKLEAALACGIETILIARPNIKYGQQYSTFTEVLQAVQHTL; encoded by the coding sequence ATGATTTTCATGTTAGCAGGGACAAGTGATGCCAGAAACTTAGCTCTTGAAATACAGTCAGCAGGATATCAGGTAACAGCAACAGTTGTTACTGAGTCAGCAGCCTCTAGCCTTGCTGAGGTGGGTCTACCTCATTTAGTTGGACGGTTAACAGCTGAGGAAATGGCAGCAATTATGACAGAACAAGGCTATCGTTTAGTTGTAGATGCCTCTCATCCTTTTGCTGAGGAAGCTTCAAAAAATGCCATGGCAGCAGCGGAGCAAGCAAATATACCATATATTCGCTATGAACGCGCGCATGAACATTATTCTCATCCTCTTATAACGATAGTAAAAGATTATGAGGAGGCTGCTCACTTTGCAGCAGAAAAACGTGGTGTCATTATGCTAACAACAGGCAGTAAAACGCTTGCGACATTTACGAAGGTTTTACATGGTCTGGAGAATACAAGAGTGATTGCACGTATGCTACCAAGACTCGATAACATGGAAAAATGTGAGGCACTTGGTGTGGCGCAAAGGGACATAGTCGCTATACAGGGACCCTTTTCAAAGGAATTAAACGAAGCGCTTTTTCGTCAATATGATGTGACATTGATGATTACGAAGGAAAGTGGCAAGGTTGGTTCAGTGGATGAAAAGCTAGAGGCAGCACTTGCATGTGGCATTGAGACAATATTAATTGCAAGACCAAATATAAAGTATGGCCAGCAATATTCTACATTTACGGAAGTATTACAGGCAGTACAACACACACTTTAG
- a CDS encoding sirohydrochlorin chelatase → MKAILFVGHGSRLAAGNDEVRTFIEQMAPRIDDSFLVETCFLEFASPNIEEGITNCVKKGATEVHVIPIILLHAGHSKLHIPAEIEHAREHYPHITFTYGQTIGVHEEIFAILEDRLVEIGFNAEEEQQDTAILLIARGGSDPYANGDFYKITRLLWEKLPVKYVESAFMGVTDPRVEEGIERCVKLGAKKIIMLPYFLFTGILMERMNGMCQQFNDKYPECDIQIADYFGYHERLQNVLLERIEQAVNGTSTGMQDLENYRAYAAVHGHAHHHHHHDHDHDHHDHHHEHDHHHEEESVK, encoded by the coding sequence ATGAAAGCAATTTTATTTGTCGGCCACGGGAGCCGTTTAGCAGCAGGAAATGATGAGGTGCGTACATTTATCGAGCAAATGGCACCTCGTATTGATGATAGCTTCTTAGTAGAAACGTGTTTCTTGGAGTTTGCTTCTCCAAACATTGAAGAGGGTATAACAAACTGTGTCAAGAAGGGTGCAACAGAGGTGCATGTGATTCCAATCATTCTTCTTCATGCAGGACATTCAAAGCTACATATTCCAGCAGAAATTGAGCATGCGCGTGAACATTATCCACATATTACATTCACATATGGTCAAACAATCGGTGTCCATGAAGAGATATTTGCAATTTTAGAGGATCGTTTAGTTGAAATCGGCTTCAATGCTGAAGAGGAGCAACAGGATACAGCTATATTATTAATTGCACGAGGCGGCAGTGACCCATATGCAAATGGAGACTTTTATAAAATTACACGTCTGCTATGGGAAAAATTGCCTGTGAAATATGTAGAAAGTGCCTTTATGGGGGTAACGGATCCTCGTGTCGAAGAGGGAATTGAGCGCTGTGTTAAGCTAGGTGCTAAAAAGATCATTATGCTTCCATACTTTTTATTCACGGGCATCCTAATGGAACGCATGAATGGTATGTGTCAACAATTTAACGACAAATACCCAGAGTGTGATATTCAAATTGCTGACTATTTTGGGTATCATGAACGCTTGCAAAATGTGCTACTTGAGCGTATTGAGCAGGCTGTAAATGGGACATCAACAGGTATGCAGGATTTAGAAAACTATCGAGCTTATGCAGCAGTGCATGGTCATGCGCATCATCATCACCATCATGACCATGATCACGACCACCATGATCATCATCACGAACATGACCACCACCATGAAGAGGAGTCTGTGAAATGA
- the cobJ gene encoding precorrin-3B C(17)-methyltransferase, whose translation MAQKGKIFVVGFGPGDFNHITHRAVEALQQSDMIIGYKTYVELIQDLVSAKSIVSTGMTEEVSRAQEAVRQAEAGNIVSVISSGDSGVYGMAGLVYEVLIELGWTEATGVEVEIVPGISAINSCASLLGAPIMHDACTISLSDHLTPWNLIAKRVEAAAMADFVIALYNPKSGRRTRQIVEAQRILLEYRSPDTPVGLVKSAYRDRQEVTMTTLAEMLEHDIGMLTTVIIGNSSTFFYDNKMITPRGYQRKYTLGEEKQPLRPHQRLREENEPWAMNQETGEARNDFAADPNANRIEPSLAISPNPKQKKTSLEMATAALAMVNGTSEVKATPKLVQQKIESIFELAVSPGVANKFFTPKQMMTLAEVVGKDGTMEYTPDHQIHLKIPTTEPEKITAKLLEVGFLLAPIGDVLSLKACDFCYGEKADSIPYAEEIQKQLGGMSLPKTLNIGFNGCGMACYRAVFDDIGIVYRKSKFDVFIGAKPVGRTAHAAQPVVEGLEPEQLIPLITDIIEEYKANAHPNERLFKYFKRVKKILHFTYQDMSSKIKVEPAPCGD comes from the coding sequence ATGGCGCAAAAAGGGAAGATTTTCGTAGTTGGCTTTGGGCCTGGTGATTTTAATCATATTACGCATCGGGCTGTGGAGGCATTACAACAGAGTGATATGATCATAGGCTATAAAACATATGTAGAGCTAATTCAGGACTTAGTTAGTGCAAAATCCATTGTTAGTACGGGTATGACGGAGGAAGTATCTCGTGCGCAGGAAGCGGTACGCCAAGCAGAGGCAGGGAATATTGTTTCCGTTATTTCCAGCGGTGATTCTGGTGTATATGGAATGGCAGGGTTAGTGTATGAGGTATTAATCGAGCTTGGTTGGACGGAGGCAACCGGTGTAGAGGTAGAAATTGTTCCAGGTATTTCTGCTATCAACTCATGTGCAAGCTTACTAGGTGCACCAATTATGCATGATGCTTGTACGATTAGTTTAAGTGACCACCTAACACCATGGAATTTAATTGCGAAGCGAGTGGAAGCAGCAGCGATGGCGGATTTTGTGATTGCACTGTATAACCCAAAAAGTGGTCGACGGACAAGACAAATTGTGGAGGCCCAACGCATTTTATTAGAATATCGTTCACCTGATACACCAGTGGGACTTGTTAAAAGCGCTTATCGTGACCGTCAGGAGGTTACCATGACAACTTTAGCAGAAATGCTAGAGCATGATATTGGGATGCTGACAACGGTTATTATCGGGAATTCATCAACATTTTTCTATGATAATAAAATGATTACACCACGTGGCTATCAGCGCAAATACACACTTGGTGAGGAGAAGCAGCCATTACGTCCACACCAACGTTTAAGGGAAGAAAATGAACCATGGGCAATGAATCAAGAAACAGGAGAGGCACGCAATGACTTTGCGGCAGATCCCAACGCTAATCGTATCGAGCCCAGTTTAGCCATTTCTCCTAATCCAAAGCAAAAAAAAACTTCACTTGAGATGGCGACAGCAGCCTTAGCGATGGTCAACGGAACAAGTGAGGTAAAGGCAACGCCCAAGCTTGTGCAACAAAAAATCGAATCTATCTTTGAGTTAGCTGTGAGCCCAGGAGTAGCCAATAAATTTTTTACCCCGAAACAGATGATGACGCTAGCAGAGGTTGTCGGGAAGGATGGAACGATGGAATACACGCCAGACCATCAAATCCATTTAAAAATTCCAACAACGGAGCCAGAAAAAATTACAGCAAAGCTACTTGAGGTTGGATTCTTACTGGCTCCGATTGGGGATGTACTATCATTAAAGGCTTGTGACTTCTGTTATGGGGAAAAGGCTGATTCGATTCCATATGCCGAGGAGATTCAGAAGCAGCTTGGCGGAATGTCTTTACCGAAAACGTTGAATATTGGCTTTAATGGCTGTGGTATGGCATGCTATCGAGCAGTATTTGATGATATTGGTATTGTTTATCGTAAAAGTAAGTTCGATGTTTTTATTGGGGCAAAGCCAGTTGGTCGTACAGCACATGCTGCACAGCCAGTTGTAGAGGGACTAGAGCCTGAACAACTTATTCCGCTCATTACGGACATCATTGAAGAGTATAAAGCAAATGCCCATCCAAATGAACGTCTGTTTAAGTATTTTAAGCGTGTGAAAAAGATTCTGCATTTTACGTATCAGGACATGTCTTCAAAAATAAAAGTAGAGCCCGCTCCATGCGGTGACTAG